cttaacctcttggggctaggtgggacgctagcgtgccacctgtggtgcactccatcaacagcaggtgcatttcaagagcggcaaatttgaatccaaataaatgtcaaaattcaaatttttcaaaaatacaactatgttacaccatttgaaagataaacatctccttaatctaaccacgttttacgatttcaaaaaggttttacggcgaaagcataaatttagagtatgttaggacagtacatttacaagagttgtgtgtaatgttttgtcaagtcaaagacagggtcaccaaaaccataaaaccagctaaaatgatacactaaccttttacaatctccatcagatgacactcctaggacattatgttagacaatgcatgcatttttagttctatcaagttcatatttatatacaaaaacagcgttttactatggcattgatgttgaggaaatcgtttccctccaataaccggcagtcaagtcagcgtcagaaattaaataattaaaattagaaaacattgttaaaatattatattgtcatttaaagaattatagatttacatcttttgaacgcaatcaacttgccagatttaaaaagaaccttactgggaaatcacactttgcaataatctgagcactgtgcccagaaaaatacgcgttgcgatacagactagacgtcatgttggggagatctaaaatcgaaaatactatgtaaataatccattacctttgattctcttcatcagatgtcacttccaggtatcacaggtccataacgaatgtagttttgttcaaaaaagctcatcatttatgtccaaaaatctccgtctcgttagcacatgatgtaagccagccggacttctcgtcatgaacgaggggaaaaaatatatttccgttcgttcaaacatgtcaaacgttgtatagcataaatcattagggcctttttaaccagaacatgaataatattcaaggtggacgaatgcatagcctttataacgtattggaacgagggtacccaacatgaagtagcgcgccaggtgtctaatgggacatcaccgttccatggctcttgttcggtcagatctccctccagaagactcaaaacactttgtaaaggctggtgacatctagtggaagcaataggaagtgccaaaatattcctaaacccctgtgtctttcaatgggatagctttaaagtcaatacaacacatcaggtatccacttcctgtcagaaaatgtctcagggttttgcctgccaaatgagttctgttatactcacagacaccattcaaacagttttggaaactttagagtgttttctatccatatataataagtatatgcatattctagttactgggtaggattagtaaccagattaaatcgggtacattttttttatccagacgtgcaaatgctgccccctagacccaacaggttaagggtcACTGGGTCTTGCCTGTGTTGACTGTtaagtcctgtctctctcctgcagtgcCCCCTAATGGCCTGGTGGTGTACTGTGGGACCATTGTGACAGATGAGGGCAAAGAGAAGAAAGTCAACATAGACTTTGAGCCTTTTAAACCCATCAACACCTCTCTGTACCTATGTGACAACAAGTTCCACACTGAGGTAGGAGCTCTACATATGtacagactccttgactttttccacattttgttacgttacagccttattctaaaatggattacattgtttttttccctttcaatctacacgcaataccccataatgacaaagcaaaaatacgtttttagaatttttgcttatttataaataaaaaaaacatctcatttacataagtattcagaccctttactcagtacttggttgaagcacctttggcagcgattacagccttgagtcttcttgggtatgacgctacaagcttgacacacctgtatttgggaagtttctctcattctttctgcagatcctatcaagcactgtcaggttggatggggagtgttgctgcaccgctattttcacgtctctccagagatgtttggtcgggttcaagtctgggctctggctgggccactcaaggacattcagggacttgttgaagccactcctgagttgtcttggctgtgtgcttagggttattgtcctgttggaaggtgaagcttcgccccagtctgaggacctgagtgctctggagcaggttttcattaaggatctctctgtactttgctccgttcatctttccctcgatcctgcttgtctcccagtccctgtcgctgaaaatcatccccacagcatgatgctgccaccaccatgcttcactgtagggagggtgccaggtttcctccagacgtgatgcttggcattcaggccaaagagttcaaacttggtttcatcagaccagaggatcttgtttctcatggtctgagagtctttaggtaccttttgtcaaactccaagcaggctgtcatgtgccttttactgaagtgtggcttccgtctggccactctaccataaaggcctgattggtggagtgctgcagagatggttgtctttctggaaggttctcccatctccacagaggaactctagagctctgtcagagtgaccatcgggttcttggtcacctccctgaccaaggcccttctcccccgattgctcagtttggccggggggccagctctaagaagtcttggcggttccaaacttcttccatttaagaatgatggaggccactgtgttcttggggaccttaaatgctgcataaatgttttcatacccgtccccagagctgtgcctcgacacaatcctgtctcggagctccacggacaattccttcgacctcatggcttgatttttgctccaacatgcactgtgggaccttatatcagGGGTGggaactccagtcctcaggggcctgattggcgccacactttttctccatccctagcaaacagctaatcaaattgcattctaaactgacgatcatgattagttgattattggagtcaggtgtgttagctggggcaaaactgtgacgcCAATCAGGCCCTCGGACTGGAATTGACCACCCACTGCCTTacatagacagctgtgtgcctgtccaatcaattgaatttaccacaggtggactccaatgaagttgtagaaacatctcaatgatgatcaatggaaacaggatgcaccagagctcaagttcgagtctcatagcaaagggtctgaatatttatgcaagtaaggtatttctgtctTTTTATTTTTGATAATTGTGCAAAACTGCCAAACCTGTTTGTGCTTTgtaattatgaggtattgtgtggaGTTTTTATTAATCCaatttagaagaaggctgtaacgtaacaaaatgtagaaaaagtcagggggtctgaatactttcagaaggcactgtatgtctccTCTTTGTGGGTGTTTTAATGGCAATGAAGTTAATGAAATTGCCCTCTGTCTTTCTTTTTCCCACTCTCCCTTTTACCAGGCGCTGACGGCCCTGCTGTCCGATGACAGTAAGTTTGGTTTCATAGTGATCGATGGTAGCGGGGCTCTCTTCGGGACACTCCAGGGGAACACCAGAGAGGTCCTGCACAAGTTCACAGTGGACCTGCCCAAAAAACATGGTACGCTCCGCTCATTACACAGACGGACATAAGAACAAGAACATTTTGAGattttaaataaaaacaattgatCAAAAAAAGAAATTTATGTTATCCCCCATCACTACTTTTTTATCCATCTAACGTTCTCTCACTCTGTCAGGCAGAGGAGGTCAGTCTGCTCTGCGGTTTGCCCGTCTGAGGATGGAGAAGAGACACAACTATGTGAGGAAGGTGGCTGAGACAGCTGTCCAGCTCTATGTGTCCAACGACAAGGTCAACGTGGCCGGAATGGTCCTAGCAGGGTCTGCCGACTTCAAGACTGAGCTCAGCCAGTCCGACATGTTTGACCCTGTAAGTGTGTGTTTGAGATTATCCATGGTTTATGCTGCACCAATCTTTACTGTGATCAGTCAATCCTCTGTCAGACTGATGCTTTTGGTGCAATTCCTCTCATGGATTTGCTCATCCTTAGTGACAGTGCATAGCACTGCACACTAACccctggtttgtgtgtgtgcgcgcagagGTTACAGGCGAAGATTCTGAAGCTGGTGGACATCTCGTACGGAGGAGAGAACGGCTTCAACCAGGCCATCGAGCTGTCGGCAGAGGTCCTCTCCAACGTCAAGTTCATCCAGGAAAAGAAGCtcataggtgtgtgtttgtggcacATGTTGAGGTTAGATTTTGGGTTATCCCAGCGAATGTTTGCCTGTGCCTGCGTTTGTCCGGTGTGTTTGTTCGGGTTAGTGAAGattgtgaatgatgatgatgatgagtgatAATGATGATTGCTACCCCATTTCCATCCCCCAGTCActcattcttttttttatttgaccCTTTATCCCCCCCTTCATTTTCTCTCTGGCTGCAGGGCGGTACTTTGATGAGATCAGTCAGGACACGGGGAAGTACTGTTTTGGGGTGGAGGACACACTCAAAGCCCTGGAGATGGGAGCTGTGGAGATCCTCATCGTCTATGAGAACCTGGACACCATGCGTTACATCCTTCGCCTGCACGGGGCCGAGAGCATTGGAACAGAGAacggtacacacacagacacgctccCCATGTGCAGTATGTCGTCTTGCTCCGTGAAGTAGAACAACTGAGTAGAGAATGCTGAAGGCACACTCCCTTTTCACACAAGTGTTTTCTCATTCCCTGTCTCCATTGGCGGTTTGTGTTTCAGATGAGAAGACTCTGTACTTAACACCAGAGCAGGAGAAAGACAAGTCCCACTTCACAGACAAGGAGGTAAATCCCTGTTCTCTATCCCTTGGTGTCATACACACAGTTGCCTGGACAACACTTTCTGTTCCTGAACTCATTTGGGTGGTTCAATTTGTTGATTACTTGTAAACCTTTCTTTGCGCTCTCTGTGTCCATTTGGTGTGTGCACATGTTGACAGACTGGGCAGGACCACGAGCTGATTGAGAGCATGCCTCTGCTGGAGTGGTTCGCCAACAACTACAAGAAGTTTGGAGCCACGCTGGAGATTGTCACAGACAAGAGTCAAGAAGGCTCCCAGTTTGTCAAGGGCTTCGGAGGCATCGGgggtgagtccgcaccagccacTTGTTATTATAGGGTtataacatacactaccgttcaacagtttgggggtcacttagaaatgtccttgcttttgaaagaaaagcactttttttgtccatttaaaataacatcaaattgatcagaaatactgtgtagacattgctaatgttgtaaatgactattgtagcctaACATTTGTAATGACCCTTCAGTCCAGCAGAAGTCTTCACCTGGATAATtgactctttctttctttctcaggaTGCTTGCGGTACAGGGTGGATTTCCAGGCCATAGATTACCAGGCAGAGGACGATGAGTTTTTCGATTTAGATGACTACTAGGTAGTAGGGGACTGAattggggagaaagaggggaaaaaACCTGCAAGAATGAATGAAGAAATAAGGAAAGAAAAATGACTTATCTTTTGCAGAAAGTGAGAGGGGGAGCTGTACATTCAATTTTAAatgcgtatacacacacacacacacacacacttccactaaTGCTCACACAGGCTGAAGAGTGAAATTTGATTTCAATCCATAGAGGGACACAACCCTTCCTGAATGAATCCCTGCCTTAGAGTGCTGGTTCCTTCCCCTGGTTGGATTGGAGTTGACTGAAATATTTTTTGTTTGTAGATTTTTCTCCCCTCCATTTTGAATGAACACAACAGCAAGTTCCCAGCAATCCTCACTCGCTGCCACCGACCCCGTCCCCCGGTCCAATTAAGACGGTCTGATGAAGACTGGACTCACTCCTCAcatatagaaaaaaaaaaaaagattatttcTTCCCCTCATcctgtccttctcctccctccttcccccccttcaatgcgtaaaaaaaaaaaaaatgcatttcattttttttattggtTCCTGCTGTTGTAATTTTGAGAGCggggagttttttttttaaatattttttttttacctgggtTTCTGTAGCGAAAGGGGGTGGAGTATTAAATTTGAACTGCTCAAAACTATTGCTACCTCCTCATCCGCTGTCGTCTACAATCCTGTGGAGAGGCTGGCCTTCCCAGAGCGGCTGGCTCTTCCTGCTTCCCCACCAATGAAAGGTTTCTTTGGCCAATAAGCACCGATGAGTGTGACTGCAGAATGTCTGAATTGTTTTGCTGTAATGATCATCATGGTGCATGCATTTTATTTGGTGTGGAAAGTAAGGATACTAAATTCTAATCAATGAGGACCTTAGAGGTAGATAAACTGGTCAGGTTTTTAAAGTCTCAAATCAATTGCTGTCAAAAAGGTAAGGAGAAGGTGTAATTCAGGAGAAACACATTCTACACTGTCACAAATACATTTGCCCACACATTgctca
The sequence above is drawn from the Salmo salar chromosome ssa05, Ssal_v3.1, whole genome shotgun sequence genome and encodes:
- the LOC100194717 gene encoding eukaryotic peptide chain release factor subunit 1, which encodes MADDPNAADRNVEIWKIKKLIKSLEAARGNGTSMISLIIPPKDQISRVAKMLADEFGTASNIKSRVNRLSVLGAITSVQQRLKLYNKVPPNGLVVYCGTIVTDEGKEKKVNIDFEPFKPINTSLYLCDNKFHTEALTALLSDDSKFGFIVIDGSGALFGTLQGNTREVLHKFTVDLPKKHGRGGQSALRFARLRMEKRHNYVRKVAETAVQLYVSNDKVNVAGMVLAGSADFKTELSQSDMFDPRLQAKILKLVDISYGGENGFNQAIELSAEVLSNVKFIQEKKLIGRYFDEISQDTGKYCFGVEDTLKALEMGAVEILIVYENLDTMRYILRLHGAESIGTENDEKTLYLTPEQEKDKSHFTDKETGQDHELIESMPLLEWFANNYKKFGATLEIVTDKSQEGSQFVKGFGGIGGCLRYRVDFQAIDYQAEDDEFFDLDDY